Sequence from the Megalops cyprinoides isolate fMegCyp1 chromosome 9, fMegCyp1.pri, whole genome shotgun sequence genome:
ATTAAAGTGAAAGTTATCACTGAGCTTGATCAGTTTATGATGTTTTCTAGCAGCATAAACAGGCTATTAAAATGTGTGATCCCTGagattaaaatatcatttatttcaaGTTATAACAAAGAACTACATTGGTTGAGTTTGTCCAATGAAGATTTACCTCAAATATAGTTTTGGATCGGGTGACAGAGACACTCTTAGTGTATGTGATGTTAATGCTGTCTCCTTTCAGCAAGACTTTTACAGGAAAAGGCCCCTGGAAGGACACGCCTTTGTCTCCGTAGGCCACTGCTCGTGCTCCCAGTGTCAGTCTGTAGGCCACATCCTGCTTGTTGCGTGGGTGGATGCTGGAACACAAAAGTAGCACTTTGTGGACCAAattaaacccagagaaagtgcttagcaaaacaatcaaaagacAATATCCTCACTATATACTTTTTACGTCcaaatgaacactttccctCCGTTTGATTTACTCTTCATATTTACTTCTTCCAGAAAagtaaatatgtacacacacacacacgtatgcgcgtgtgcacacgcacacacagtatCCGCATATACttgtacaagtgtgtgtgtgtgtgtgtgtgtgtgggcgcgcaTGTGTACAAATGTATAACCTGTAaattttccctgggtttaattttcaaGTACCCATTGAAAATCAAAGTGAATCAACCTGGTCTCTGGGACAACTGTGAATTAGATGTCTTGTTCTCAGTTATCATAAAATGCCTGTGCTTTACCTGTATTCCCCTGGCCCTTCCATCACAAACAGGCATCTCTTACTTTTAGCCTttcaataaatgtgtgtatatgactgATTAGTCTACTATGGTTTTTCAGGGGTGGTATGCTTAATTACTGatatttttattgccattttttgttttagcaTTGATATGAATACTTGAATGTGAGAAAATGAGGGATTATTTGCATGTCACCAGTTAGCACCTGTATTTTGGCATTATAGAGAAGGAATTTACTTTAATATTGGCTCACCTAGCTTTCATTTCAACCCTCTTCTGACCCACCTGTCCCTCCCCCTTACCTGCCCCAAGGTGACTCCTCATCTGGCAGGTCCAGTGCGACTGCCATGAAGGTTCTCTTCATGCGGAGGTTGGGAACGTAGCCATACCCCGCTGTCTGGTGCCAGCGCAGGTTTGGAAACCCGTCACTCATCGAGCCCTTATGAGACGTGGACAGCTGGGAACAAGAAACACAACATCTCCATTAAAGGGTCCTTTCCTGTACTTCCTTCTGGAGCTCCTCCATAATCATGAGtgtgatttcagtgtttcataGATGATCAGATGGAACAGGGCACTCAAAATACATCTGGGCAGCTTCCATGGCTGAATACAACTCAGGGAAAGTTCTGTTTGGCCAGCATTCATCAGCACTGATCAGTGTGATTTATAAGGGCCAGTGACTTGGTATGCATATTATATGTCTTTCAAAACACGACTTTTTTGCAGAAAACATTGCGTTAATTTTAAACTCTTACTAGAATATGCATATTAAATCATACTTGGGAGATGAACTGCTGATCAAATTTCAGAGAGCAGCCCAAGATGTCCTTTAACTGGTCTGTGAACTTGATGTCCATCTGCGCAGGTGTTGACCTGTTGGTACCACACCTGTACGAATCCAAAAGGGAAGTCTGGGGCTGTCTGTCCCCCCGAGCCCTTGTGGAAACTTATCCTCCAGTCATCAATCATGGCGGGGAAAGCACAGATGTACTTGTCCTGATGGTACTCTGTATTCGCCTCACCTGTGATGAAAGTACAGTGCAAAGTAGTCAACTGCCCTCATGGGACTTGATCTGGTGAATTTCAAACATCCTGGGCTCCAAGGccaaaaaggacaaaacacCCCCTAGATAGGCTCACCCTGATACCAAATGGCTCCCTTGATGGTCATGTTGAGTAAGGGGTGGATCATGGCATTCCACAGCACTGAGTTGCTCCATGCAACCATTAGTCCAGGCATTGTCTCGTATGGAGTAAAACAAGGGTGTCTGTCAAACAGATGCAAGATAATTATACCAAGAGGAGCCTTGGAACACTAAGTGTTAGAATAGGTACAATATCATGATTGAACAGAAACGTTGCCTTGGAACAAAAAGGAATTAGGACATAGTGTTTGACCAGATGCAGGACTGAAATACTGGGAGAAAAATGTCAGGAGTTGAGATAATGTCTGCTCATCTTTACAGTACAATGCCCCTGAgtaaatcagtcagtcagtcagtcatgtTGGATTGCATCCCATCACCTGAGGTCCTGACTCTCCAGGCCACACTTCTGGAGAACCCTGTGTGATGACCATGCCTCCACGGGTGTTCCTCCCCAGCAGGACTCCACCAGCCCCACGGGATATCCCAGGGTCTTATACAGGTAGCGGCCAAAGAGCCAGCACACAGCCGAGAAGTAGGTGAACTCGGGGCCACCCAGCAGCTCTGCTTAAGAGAGTTGGACAAAGTTGACATCTTGTCAACACCAGTCACTTTTTATTGTTAACAGACTTGATGTGGGGTCCATCCTAGTGAACAGGCACTGAGATCTTAGTGACAATATTTTTATCAGTCTGGGATGTTCAAGCGTATTTGAATGACTTTTCTACTGATCTTATTGATTTAAAGAATCAATATTCTATTTGGTTTTACAAACTGTTTTTATGGACTATATGGATTTAATTGATTGTCAATTAAAATTATCTTGGTTTTTactgtttcatgtgttttacTGATTTAATTGTCTTTGggacttctttttcttttttgatttatgTTTCTTATGTTAAATGTTGACAACTGCTGCTGGTAAATGAGAGGAAGTAATACTATTCAATTCTACTTTGGGCTTCAGTCAGTCCTCACCCCAAAATGGTGGTGGGGTGGATGGGAGCTCCATCCAAGGTTTTTGATCAAAATAGAGAGACACACTAATTGCTTACGCAGGTACATACACAACCAAGATACTTGGTTTAGGAGTGTTCTACTTTTCCATGACGTCCATTCATGtcattccctctccctcatgATGTCCATTTGAGTTCACACAATTTCCCTCCATACTCACACAACCTATATGGTTAAAATATCCATTTATGAggatttacaatttacaatttacaatctgtcatttcgcagacgcttttaaaccaaagcgacttacaattagtcaatcaatcaaagtcatcaatcaggtttagctgactacctcataggcaaaagatcacagtaggaatgcaaattaattatttacagtaccatgctcctgtatatcctgcaacaataaaacagaaatctgcaaacaaaacctgcaacatagagacagggttagtacagaagatttttttttttttacattttataccatGACACATAGATACATAACAGAAAGGCtacacaataggggacaggtagattctgaaaaggtgggttttcaggctcctgtggAAGATGGCGAGTGATTCCACAGTTCTGATTaggtgaggaaggtcattccaccaccgcgGAACgaaggcagaaaaaagacgtggCCAAGTGGAATGGCTGCCAGGTTCCTGAAGTGAGGGGACcaccagctgcccagaggaggttgagtaGAGAGATCTGGTTAcagtgtatggagtgatcacAGACTGAAAGTAAGacggggcagagcctcttgtggcctggtaagccagtaCCAGTGTCTTGAAACTGGATGCGGGCTGCTACCGGAAGCCAGTGCAGTGAGTAACggagtgacatgagagtgttttgggaggttgaataccaggcatgcagcagcattctgaaccagctgaagcgaCCTGATAGCGCAGGCcggtaagccagccagtaaggcgttgcagtagtcaaggcgggagatgactagtgcttgagctaggagctgggttgcttgttgggtaagAAAAGGGcggatcctcctgatgttgtagcgggagaatctgcaggaccGGGTGACCGCCGCAATGTGGCTAGAGAAGGTTAGCTGGTTGTACAGGGTCACGCTcaggtttttggctgacctggagggggtCACCACAGAACTGTCAATGGTGACCGTAGCATCAATCATTGGGGAGttctttgctggaaaaaagagaagctcagtcTTCTCCAGATTGAGCTTAAGATGGTTAGTGGACATCCAGGAGGCAATGATGGCTAGGCAGGCTGCAATGCGTGGCTGGACCTGAGAATcggaaggggagaaagagaagaacaactgtgtgtcatctgcgtagcagtggtaggaaagaCCGTGGGCAGAGATAACCTGTTCAAGTGATTTAgtgtaaaggaagaaaaaaagtgggCCAAGTATGGAACCTTGTGGTACCCCGGTCTGGAAAGGACGGGGGCAGGAGACTGATTCCCTCCAAGATACCTGAGGGAACCGGAACTGTCAGACAGGTAGGATTCAGGGTCATCTGGAGATTTTGATGTCCGCCATCTCCTTTCACGCACGCACAACGTTTGGTTCTGTCTGCACAAatgcagtcagtcagccagGGACTGGGAGGGGACAGGCGAGCTAGTTTGGTaacagggggacagggggtgtCCAGGGAGGAGGACAGTGCAGAGAGTACAGTAGAGGATTTCTCCTcaacagagagaagtgagaaggattcagcagaagggagagaagagcaTACAGCAGAAGAGAAGGCACTTGGGGAGAGGGTGTGAAGGTTGTGTCGAGCTAACACTAATGAGGTGGGAGAAGAGGATTTAGGGGAGGATATGAGTGGAAGGGAGAAGGATAGGAAGTAGTGATCAGAAGTGTGGAGAGGTGTGACCGAGAGATCAGAAGCAGGGCAGCCTCTTGTGAAGATAAGGTCCAGCTGGTTGCCAGccttgtgtgttggtggggacTCCACTAGGGTGAAGTCAAAGGactgaaggagggggaggagaccaGCAGACTAAGTAGATTGAAGAGAAGACTTAAGTCCCCAAGCAGCAGGATGGGAGTGCCGTCCTCAGGGAAGGAGCAAAGGAGAGTGTCCAGTTCATCTAGAAATGACTGCCGAGGGCCTGGTGGACGATAGAGAACAGTCATGTGCAGTTTACAAGGGGAAGAAACAGTAacagcatgaaattcaaaagaggTGGGGAAGATGGAAGGGAGGGAGGCGACACGGAAACTCCACGAGGGGGAGATCAGGAAACCAgttcctccacccctccccaagggtctgggggagtgggagaaggtgaaggcagaggagagggcagcggGGGTGGCGGTGTTCTCTGGTGTGATCCACGTCTCAGTGAGGGCTAGGAAGTGTTGGGACAGCATGGAAGCCTGTGCAGAAATAAAGTCGGCCTTCTGTACTGCCGACTGGCAGTTCCACAGGCCACCGGAGATGACAACGGTAATATCAGTAGAACGAGGTGGATGAATAATTTGCATGGATAAAACTCTTAGCCATAATTGCAATTTTAAATTTTCACCCATTTTGCTATCCTCAAatgctctgtctctttgttttccttgccatATGAAAATTGGACTATTTCCATTCGCTGTAAGGCGTGTTCTCTACTGTCTCATTAATTTCAACAACAATGTGGCTCATCAACTCAGTATGCATATTCCAAGCTTGCAGGTAAGAGACCTGTTGAAAGACAGGGCCAATTAACAACAATCAAGCTTTAAAGAAATATTCCGTACTCTTTTCAGGTTATACTTAGTGTACTGgcatggagagaggagaagccATTTTCAATCCATGCAATTCACTTGGTTCAGTGATTAAAGTGAAAGCATGACTAATACACATAGCATATGATCAGGCCTGAGGGGATTCAATTTATAATTTTCCATGACTTATTTAAACAGCAAGGAGAGCATCTCTGAAGAAGTGCATGTTAATGCAGTGTGAACTCAACTAGCGGAGAGCTGCTCCAACCTCATCACAGCGGAGTGATACTTTGTGATGCTTTGTGATActttgtgtcatgtgaccacacCCCACATCTGGAATGAAAGGTTCCAAGACATAAAATGACACCTTAGGCATTCTGGATACATTTTTTgccatattttctttttgtgactAAGACCCCAACATGCCATACAAGCAatatcctcctcctctttcatttGATCGGTGACTGTGACAAACAGATTCTTTGACATTAGCTAAGAAAGTAACCATATTTTaggaattgtgtttttatagagaaacaaaaaacaaaagaagagacAAAGCAGCTCCCGAGTAGGTGACAGAAATCACTAATCAAATTCCCTTTCACATTTCCAGTGTCACCAACTATGCTTTTCTTCCCAGTTTTATAGCTGATCTCACCATACACAAGTTTTACCATATTTATGTCAATcagatgattaaaataaaataaataaataaaagacagttATTACTACCTGGAGTGTGACTGGAAAccatgttaaaaatacatataaaaatgcaatacatgAGACTTTATTGAGATTTTGACTGCCTTCATTCCTAAAGAACTGGGTTTGCTAAACCTTGAGGTTgaccattgattaaaaaaagaaaactttattgCCAGAGGAAACAGACCAGGTATTGATTACCTGCTGAGGGGATGGACCAGGGCACCTCCACCCTGGGTAGGTCCAGGAGCTCTGTATTGCTCCTCTCCAAAGCAGCCATGAAGATTCGCACATGAGGGAACTGTGGAGCCATGGCCTGTTCTTCTGAAGCATTGAATACCTGGATTAGAAGatttttgtcttgtcttgttaTGGGGATATCTTAGATATAATACAAACTGCCACACAAACATGATGCCTCACAATGATGAGAAACTACACCTGAGAAAGCGTGTAAGCCATATTGCTCTGACCACTACACAGCCACACGTCCCCAAACAGAACGTCCATCAGAGTGACCTGGGCATTTGCTGTTCCTTGCTGGACAGCGGTCACATTATAGGGACCCCCGGCCTTCATTGGTTCCAGAGCCACCCTCCAGATCCCTGTCAAAAGTGCGAGAGATGACTCATTAGTGTCTGCTCCTCACTCAGAAAATCCTGGCTTCAAGGCAGTAAAAAATTATTGGCATCAAGCAGGCTGAGTAAACATGTTGGTCCTGTCCTGGCTTAACAGGACATACAGATTTTTACACAGCGcatgcagacaaaaacaatgttgGTTACATCTGTAATAGATATCTTCCCTGAGATTTACTTTCTTAAGTTAATCAAAGTGACAATATCCTGacttcatattcacatttatgataCAGTCAATGTTCTTACTGTTGCACTTATTGGgagctttttccttttcaccttTTCATCAGCACCAATTTAACCCAGGCAGCACCAATGAGCCAAGCAAGTGCAACGTATGgtacaatgcaaaaaatgacaatgtcCTCTTGCTGTCACACCGTAAAACCACAGGCACTGTTACCACCATAGACCACTCACCATTCTGCACAAGCACAGaatgttttctgttctcttgttcTCCTTTCAAAGAGACAATGACTTCTGCCCCGTCGCTCCCATATccccacagcactgactgctCTGGAGCTTTCTGTAAAACCATGTGATCACCATAATAGGAGGCAAAGCGGAACTCTTCACCTGGAACAGGGAAAtagcatttgaaaacattttttaaagactttACAATAcaattgggaaaaaaagacttatGAAAGACCACTACTGGACAGTGATAATTTTGCCATGGTTACAGATAGGGGCGTCATGCAAGTCAAAATTCTGGGGGAGGGGATACAATTAGAGTGGGGGGCATGGGGGACcttccccagaaaaaaaagaaaataatgatgcAGTTTTCTGCAATTTGATATAAATATTCAAAGGCTTTGGGTGgattattttaaaacttcacTGAATCAGTTTTTGCAGCTCAGTAATCTCCCACTTCGCGGGTATGGTCACAgcggtgtgattagccgtttagcgcgtatgctaaaactggtgcgattagaacactagactggagaaattctagctaattttagttttgaggaaacagcaatttaactctaaaaaatatagcaaatgctaactgaaaactatgagaagcttaataacgctaatgaaaaccatgtaacgtaatacatagcataaaaataagttacgtgcgaaagggttaaagaatAACGAGATTTATATCCTCTGCATCTTGACCTGGAGATATCAAATGGAATTCAGTGTTTTGCTAACTATAACCAATGATAGTGGTGGTAAAAACTCAGCTCACTGCCATAAGATTCACACAGCTCTCCTTTACCAACATTAAATAGGATGCTATGCTATCACAAGTCACGACTAGCTAGCGAGCCAGAACGCTAAACAACTGGATTGAGGGATGGCTACTAACTTTAGCTGGTAGCCTACTAGCCAACTATCTTGCAAAGCAGAATATGcctatatttctcaaatgcaATTAAGTGTGTATAActaattgcatttcattttcacacgttTGAAAAAGGGATTGATGCTCTACCAACTACTTCAGCAACACACGCTGTAGCCTACATCTCCTCCAACACTGATggacacacagtgctgtgtgcgtgcgtaccTGCTGTTGCGAATCGATTTCATCCTGCAACTTTTGGAACTTTTGGAAGAAACCAATACAATAGGTTCATGATCTATGACATAATTAGAAGAATACGTTTGACACTGATAATATAAAATGATCATAActacacattattaaaaaaataatagttataaaataaaataaaaaatatttaaaatccaGATATCAAAAATTTGGTGGGGCACGTGCCCCTCCAGCTTGAATGGGCATGACGCGTCTGGTTACAGACATTCTTGAAACATCACTCCATGGCGTATTCCAATGGAGCGTCACAAGACGTCATTTTTGTCAGCGTTTTCACGTGAAGAAATATGACCAAGTGACCCACACGGCCAGTAGCAACACCGTGGTTTAAAAAGTaagtgagaaaaggcataagAGGGAATTCTTGCAACAAAACTTGCATTCATCATTTACGCACCTCCGGGTATAATTGAGAAAAGTCATGTAACATAAGTTGTAATTTTGTTACAAACTACTTTTATTAACCTTAAAACTATTACAGAAGTGAGTTTTTCTTAGTCATGTGATACTGTCAGGTACAACATACCTTTTGAGGAATAGCCAGTGCATGCAGATTCCGTGATTTGTCATGTATTTGGCTATATGAGATCTCACAATACAGCTCTCAACAGTTTCTTCGTTAACCATTACTTTCAGTGTTACATTACTATGATCATCACCTTTGCTCTCTATCATCTCATGGTAAGGCTGTCTGGTAACCCAACACTTTGTTCAATATATTCCTCTAACGAAAATCCTCACAGTTTCTCTCTCGGttcaaaatactgtataatCAGCAACATAAATACTTACGAAAGGCGTTCAAAGGACCGACAGCGCAGAGTAGGTACAGTAGCAGCAATTCGTACATGGTAAAACTGATGTATCCTATGTTTTTGAAAGAGGAATTAGCATGGAGGGTGCTTATGAGCATGAGATCACATGGAAGCTCTGCAAACACAGCAAATCATCCACAGCGTTGCTGCAGTGACAATAACGCGAACACTTCCGTATTGAAAGAAATTCAGTTTTACCATTTATGTAATTCAACGAAATGAGATTTTGCTCAGTTTTACCACTGAGCTTTCATTTTAGTAAACCGAGGTACATATTAACGTAAATAAAATGGTACAGGTTTTGGAAGGAGAGTTTTTCAACTACGAATGCCATGGTATATCTTCTCGGGGGTGTGGCGGTAAGCTTGCCAGTAGTGGGGCGGGCGCACAAAACgccatatct
This genomic interval carries:
- the LOC118783533 gene encoding sialate O-acetylesterase-like isoform X4; translated protein: MVLQKAPEQSVLWGYGSDGAEVIVSLKGEQENRKHSVLVQNGIWRVALEPMKAGGPYNVTAVQQGTANAQVTLMDVLFGDVWLCSGQSNMAYTLSQVFNASEEQAMAPQFPHVRIFMAALERSNTELLDLPRVEVPWSIPSAAELLGGPEFTYFSAVCWLFGRYLYKTLGYPVGLVESCWGGTPVEAWSSHRVLQKCGLESQDLRHPCFTPYETMPGLMVAWSNSVLWNAMIHPLLNMTIKGAIWYQGEANTEYHQDKYICAFPAMIDDWRISFHKGSGGQTAPDFPFGFVQLSTSHKGSMSDGFPNLRWHQTAGYGYVPNLRMKRTFMAVALDLPDEESPWGSIHPRNKQDVAYRLTLGARAVAYGDKGVSFQGPFPVKVLLKGDSINITYTKSVSVTRSKTIFEICCTKAKNNCSSNEGWVPAPIMHWGLSYIQVSAVQCRNTVSGVRYAWKDWPCDIKACPVYSADRVLPAPPFIVNRWP
- the LOC118783533 gene encoding sialate O-acetylesterase-like isoform X3, which encodes MLISTLHANSSFKNIGYISFTMYELLLLYLLCAVGPLNAFREEFRFASYYGDHMVLQKAPEQSVLWGYGSDGAEVIVSLKGEQENRKHSVLVQNGIWRVALEPMKAGGPYNVTAVQQGTANAQVTLMDVLFGDVWLCSGQSNMAYTLSQVFNASEEQAMAPQFPHVRIFMAALERSNTELLDLPRVEVPWSIPSAAELLGGPEFTYFSAVCWLFGRYLYKTLGYPVGLVESCWGGTPVEAWSSHRVLQKCGLESQDLRHPCFTPYETMPGLMVAWSNSVLWNAMIHPLLNMTIKGAIWYQGEANTEYHQDKYICAFPAMIDDWRISFHKGSGGQTAPDFPFGFVQLSTSHKGSMSDGFPNLRWHQTAGYGYVPNLRMKRTFMAVALDLPDEESPWGSIHPRNKQDVAYRLTLGARAVAYGDKGVSFQGPFPVKVLLKGDSINITYTKSVSVTRSKTIFEICCTKAKNNCSSNEGWVPAPIMHWGLSYIQVSAVQCRNTVSGVRYAWKDWPCDIKACPVYSADRVLPAPPFIVNRWP
- the LOC118783533 gene encoding sialate O-acetylesterase-like isoform X2; this translates as MRKLPHPQLSKTRKVRGQPTHVTIGFSEYPAVGQNDTHNNRGEEFRFASYYGDHMVLQKAPEQSVLWGYGSDGAEVIVSLKGEQENRKHSVLVQNGIWRVALEPMKAGGPYNVTAVQQGTANAQVTLMDVLFGDVWLCSGQSNMAYTLSQVFNASEEQAMAPQFPHVRIFMAALERSNTELLDLPRVEVPWSIPSAELLGGPEFTYFSAVCWLFGRYLYKTLGYPVGLVESCWGGTPVEAWSSHRVLQKCGLESQDLRHPCFTPYETMPGLMVAWSNSVLWNAMIHPLLNMTIKGAIWYQGEANTEYHQDKYICAFPAMIDDWRISFHKGSGGQTAPDFPFGFVQLSTSHKGSMSDGFPNLRWHQTAGYGYVPNLRMKRTFMAVALDLPDEESPWGSIHPRNKQDVAYRLTLGARAVAYGDKGVSFQGPFPVKVLLKGDSINITYTKSVSVTRSKTIFEICCTKAKNNCSSNEGWVPAPIMHWGLSYIQVSAVQCRNTVSGVRYAWKDWPCDIKACPVYSADRVLPAPPFIVNRWP
- the LOC118783533 gene encoding sialate O-acetylesterase-like isoform X1; this encodes MRKLPHPQLSKTRKVRGQPTHVTIGFSEYPAVGQNDTHNNRGEEFRFASYYGDHMVLQKAPEQSVLWGYGSDGAEVIVSLKGEQENRKHSVLVQNGIWRVALEPMKAGGPYNVTAVQQGTANAQVTLMDVLFGDVWLCSGQSNMAYTLSQVFNASEEQAMAPQFPHVRIFMAALERSNTELLDLPRVEVPWSIPSAAELLGGPEFTYFSAVCWLFGRYLYKTLGYPVGLVESCWGGTPVEAWSSHRVLQKCGLESQDLRHPCFTPYETMPGLMVAWSNSVLWNAMIHPLLNMTIKGAIWYQGEANTEYHQDKYICAFPAMIDDWRISFHKGSGGQTAPDFPFGFVQLSTSHKGSMSDGFPNLRWHQTAGYGYVPNLRMKRTFMAVALDLPDEESPWGSIHPRNKQDVAYRLTLGARAVAYGDKGVSFQGPFPVKVLLKGDSINITYTKSVSVTRSKTIFEICCTKAKNNCSSNEGWVPAPIMHWGLSYIQVSAVQCRNTVSGVRYAWKDWPCDIKACPVYSADRVLPAPPFIVNRWP